A stretch of Myxococcus hansupus DNA encodes these proteins:
- a CDS encoding KamA family radical SAM protein, translating to MDTSVVPAVLPPEPATSRGSLSAEGRKRLFPNATDAEWSDWRWQQRNAVRGLEQLERYVPLSADERAGVQETSSLFRIGISPYYLSLIDPEHPFCPVRMQSIPVRAEARVRPGELSDPLGEDKTRPEECIVHKYPDRVLFLALDTCSVYCRHCTRRRITQGGVAELSKEQIRRGVDYVRRHPEVRDVLISGGDPFMLSDSRLEEILAPLSEIPHVEMIRIGTRVPVCLPMRVTDSLAKTLRRYAPVFVVTHFNHPKEVTPEAREACERLVDHGVPVENQAVLMRQLNSDARIIKELSHLLLRTRVRPYYLHQMDVAEGCEHLRTPIAKGLEIIQQLRGHTTGLAVPHLAVDLPGGGGKVTLQPDYVVEYGQQETVFRNYKGERYAYPEPEETDCACPYEGVWQERALQYGYRKG from the coding sequence CACCGACGCGGAGTGGTCGGATTGGCGTTGGCAGCAGCGGAACGCGGTGCGCGGGCTGGAGCAGCTCGAGCGCTACGTTCCGTTGTCCGCCGACGAGCGCGCGGGCGTCCAGGAGACGTCCTCGCTGTTCCGCATCGGCATCAGCCCGTACTACCTGTCACTCATCGACCCGGAGCATCCGTTCTGCCCGGTGCGCATGCAGTCCATCCCCGTCCGGGCCGAGGCACGCGTCCGCCCCGGGGAGCTCTCCGACCCGCTGGGGGAGGACAAGACGCGCCCCGAGGAGTGCATCGTCCACAAGTATCCGGACCGGGTGCTCTTCCTCGCGCTGGATACGTGCTCTGTCTATTGCCGTCACTGCACGCGGCGGCGCATCACCCAGGGCGGCGTGGCCGAGCTCTCTAAGGAGCAGATCCGGCGCGGCGTGGACTACGTCCGGCGTCACCCCGAGGTTCGGGACGTCCTCATCTCAGGGGGTGACCCCTTCATGCTGAGTGACTCGCGGCTGGAGGAGATACTCGCTCCGCTCAGCGAGATTCCGCACGTGGAGATGATTCGCATTGGCACCCGCGTGCCCGTGTGTCTGCCCATGCGCGTCACGGATTCCCTGGCGAAGACGCTCCGGCGGTACGCCCCTGTCTTCGTCGTCACGCACTTCAATCATCCGAAGGAAGTGACGCCGGAGGCCCGCGAGGCCTGTGAGCGCCTGGTGGACCACGGGGTCCCGGTGGAGAACCAGGCCGTGTTGATGCGGCAGCTCAACTCCGACGCGCGCATCATCAAGGAGCTGTCACACCTGCTGCTGCGCACCCGCGTGCGGCCGTACTACCTGCACCAGATGGACGTGGCGGAGGGTTGTGAGCACCTGCGCACGCCCATCGCCAAGGGCCTGGAAATCATCCAGCAGCTTCGGGGGCACACCACGGGGCTCGCGGTGCCGCACCTCGCGGTGGACCTGCCCGGCGGCGGCGGGAAGGTGACGCTCCAGCCGGACTACGTCGTCGAGTACGGCCAGCAGGAGACGGTGTTCCGCAACTACAAGGGCGAACGCTACGCGTATCCAGAGCCCGAGGAGACGGACTGCGCCTGCCCCTACGAAGGGGTCTGGCAGGAGCGGGCCCTTCAGTACGGATACCGGAAGGGCTGA